In Ignavibacteriota bacterium, the genomic window CGTCCGGGAAATCAAAAAGAAAACTGCGCCACGTCTTTTTGAGATTGAGCCGTCATCTTTTGGGTTGAATCAATCGCCGCCTTCATCTGTTCGCGGAGATTCACCTGAACATAATGCGAAAATTGCATTGACTATCCTTCAAGGCGAGAAAAGTCCGTACAGAGATTATGTTGTGGCAAATGCGGCAGCCGGATTTTATGTTGCAGGAAAAGTCGAAACAATTCAAGGCGGAGTTCCGCTCGCTCAGGAATCAATTGATTCAGGAAGAGCGTTGGAGAAATTGAAGCAACTCATTGAGTTCACAAACCGATGAACATTCTTCAACAAATTGTCGAATATAAACGGGATGAAGTCGCCAAGTTGAAACAGAAATATTCAATTTCTGATTTTCAATCATTTGAATTCTTTCAAAGAAAAACTATTTCACTCCGACATTCACTGAACACCACAACGCCTTTTGCTGTGATTGCAGAAATCAAACGCGCATCTCCATCCGCAGGAAGTTTACGGATTGATATTCGACCACAAACCATTGCCGGCGAGTATGAATCTAATGGCGCGGCAGGAATATCTGTCCTGACTGATGAGAAATTTTTTTCCGGTACAATCAAAGATTTATCTGAAGTTAGAAATGTTGTCAGACTTCCGCTTCTCCGAAAAGATTTTATCATTGATGAGCACCAACTTCACGAAGCGAAAGTTGCCGGCGCGGATG contains:
- the trpC gene encoding indole-3-glycerol phosphate synthase TrpC, with the translated sequence MNILQQIVEYKRDEVAKLKQKYSISDFQSFEFFQRKTISLRHSLNTTTPFAVIAEIKRASPSAGSLRIDIRPQTIAGEYESNGAAGISVLTDEKFFSGTIKDLSEVRNVVRLPLLRKDFIIDEHQLHEAKVAGADAVLLIAVILEKQQLSDLHSAASELGLESLVELYEEREIEKLDFDSMKLVGINNRDLKTMTIDINHSIELSRFIPKDTTLVSESGIHSTDGLRKLKDAGIKAALIGEYLMKSKQPGLALKQLLESTER